In Tautonia rosea, a single window of DNA contains:
- the ald gene encoding alanine dehydrogenase, translated as MIIGVPREIKDDEYRVGLLPVGAEELTAAGHSVLIESGAGLGSGLLDAAYEDVGATIVPNASEIWSRADLVMKVKEPQPAEWPKMRSGQVVFTYFHFAADEALTRAVIDSKITAIAYETIADARGHLPLLTPMSEVAGRMSIQQGAKFLERPQEGRGILLAGVPGVAPAEVAVLGGGIVGSNAAKVAAGLGANVRILDINLDRLRYLDDIMPPNVTTLYSDRHTIRESIERADLVIGAILIAGARAPRLVTRADLGRMKPGAVVVDVAIDQGGCFETSRPTTHRHPTYVVDDVVHYCVTNMPGAVGRTSTYALCNVTLPYALKLANQGWRTVAEQSPGIALGINIVAGQVTNQAVAETFDLPFVPWTNTA; from the coding sequence ATGATCATCGGGGTGCCCCGAGAGATCAAGGACGATGAATACCGCGTCGGCCTGCTTCCCGTCGGTGCAGAGGAACTCACTGCGGCCGGTCACTCGGTCCTGATCGAGTCCGGGGCGGGTCTGGGTAGTGGCTTGCTCGACGCCGCCTACGAAGACGTCGGCGCGACCATCGTCCCGAACGCTTCGGAGATTTGGTCGCGAGCAGACCTTGTGATGAAGGTCAAGGAACCGCAACCCGCCGAATGGCCGAAAATGCGATCCGGCCAGGTCGTCTTCACCTACTTTCACTTCGCCGCCGACGAAGCCCTGACCCGCGCCGTGATCGACAGCAAGATCACAGCCATCGCTTACGAAACCATCGCCGACGCCCGGGGGCATCTCCCCTTGCTCACCCCAATGAGCGAGGTCGCCGGCCGGATGAGCATTCAGCAAGGGGCCAAGTTCCTCGAACGCCCCCAGGAGGGTCGGGGAATCCTCCTCGCCGGGGTGCCCGGAGTCGCTCCGGCGGAAGTCGCCGTCCTCGGGGGGGGGATTGTCGGTTCAAACGCCGCGAAGGTCGCTGCCGGCCTCGGGGCCAATGTCCGCATCCTCGACATTAACCTCGATCGGCTCCGCTACCTCGACGATATCATGCCCCCGAACGTCACCACCCTTTATTCCGACCGCCACACCATCCGAGAATCCATTGAACGGGCCGATCTGGTGATCGGTGCCATCCTCATAGCGGGTGCCCGAGCCCCTCGACTCGTGACAAGGGCCGACCTCGGTCGCATGAAACCCGGCGCGGTCGTCGTCGATGTGGCAATCGATCAGGGTGGCTGTTTCGAAACCAGTCGACCCACCACGCACCGCCACCCGACCTACGTGGTCGATGACGTAGTCCATTATTGCGTCACCAACATGCCCGGCGCCGTCGGCCGGACAAGCACGTATGCCCTCTGCAACGTTACACTCCCTTATGCCTTGAAACTCGCAAACCAGGGCTGGCGAACCGTTGCGGAACAGTCCCCTGGAATCGCCCTGGGAATCAACATTGTCGCAGGCCAAGTGACCAACCAAGCCGTGGCGGAAACGTTCGATCTCCCGTTCGTTCCCTGGACGAACACTGCCTGA
- a CDS encoding OmpH family outer membrane protein, whose translation MPIQTRAVALAGFGLLGMLGLTVHPILGQQPDPQVQRTATPDAGQPARSAAVAMAPAVIAGIDMERVINEYDRYKESSEKFKAEAMQKQKELELLLAEAKGYAEKRDSFGVGTPDYQKFSDLLADTQAKFEAQKQKIAADFTIRESNAVAEIYNDIRYVVDFIAKKRGVTFVVQIGSNDKINGENPNDVMAAVARNVVWNDPTADITDQVVTTLNAYHKQRKAQAQQGAAAPAAGTPTASPAAGGN comes from the coding sequence ATGCCGATTCAGACCCGTGCGGTTGCTCTCGCTGGTTTCGGTCTGCTGGGGATGCTTGGCCTGACCGTCCATCCGATCCTCGGCCAGCAGCCCGACCCCCAGGTCCAGCGCACAGCTACCCCCGACGCCGGCCAACCCGCCCGATCCGCGGCCGTCGCCATGGCTCCCGCCGTGATCGCCGGAATCGACATGGAACGGGTCATTAACGAATATGACCGTTACAAGGAGTCGAGCGAGAAGTTCAAGGCCGAGGCCATGCAGAAGCAGAAGGAGCTTGAATTGCTCCTCGCCGAAGCGAAAGGCTATGCCGAAAAGCGTGACTCTTTCGGCGTGGGCACTCCCGACTACCAGAAATTCAGCGACCTCCTCGCCGACACCCAGGCCAAGTTCGAGGCCCAGAAGCAGAAGATCGCCGCCGACTTCACGATCCGGGAGTCGAACGCGGTCGCCGAAATTTACAACGACATTCGTTACGTCGTCGATTTCATTGCCAAGAAGCGCGGTGTGACGTTCGTGGTTCAGATCGGCTCCAATGACAAAATTAATGGTGAGAATCCGAACGATGTGATGGCTGCCGTCGCTCGAAACGTCGTCTGGAACGACCCCACGGCCGACATCACCGACCAGGTCGTGACCACACTCAACGCCTATCACAAGCAGCGCAAGGCACAGGCACAGCAGGGCGCGGCCGCACCTGCTGCTGGAACTCCAACTGCGTCCCCAGCAGCAGGTGGAAACTGA
- a CDS encoding acyl-ACP--UDP-N-acetylglucosamine O-acyltransferase has protein sequence MAIRIADTATVDPGAELADDVEIGPYCVVGPDVRLGSGTRLISHVCLLGIVRMGEHNRIGPFTVIGTDPFAAGSISRVEIGSENTIREGASIEGGSGIEAGTRIGSRNLLGPHVAIAGDAWIENDVVLGAGVRVGLRAGIESFAQLTAGVDVHPAATVGEHAFAGGPARIFRDVPRYLLVDGAPSKVRSINLIGLKRQGFSRPAIRSLREAHRLIYRAGLDLNAAANRLVDLGQMTPQVIRLLESLHAQRSGRHGRAREALRRLPDTAGAALSRSEHSTG, from the coding sequence ATGGCGATTCGAATCGCCGACACCGCAACGGTCGACCCAGGTGCCGAACTGGCCGACGACGTCGAGATCGGTCCCTACTGCGTGGTCGGTCCCGATGTCAGACTCGGCTCGGGAACCCGGCTGATTTCCCACGTTTGCCTGCTCGGCATCGTTCGCATGGGTGAACACAATCGGATCGGCCCCTTCACGGTGATCGGAACTGATCCCTTCGCGGCCGGATCGATCAGTCGGGTCGAGATCGGTAGTGAGAACACGATTCGCGAAGGGGCTTCGATCGAGGGCGGATCAGGGATCGAGGCTGGCACCCGAATCGGCTCTCGAAATCTCCTCGGCCCTCACGTGGCCATCGCTGGCGACGCTTGGATCGAAAACGATGTCGTGCTCGGGGCCGGAGTCCGAGTAGGCCTCAGGGCTGGAATCGAATCCTTTGCTCAGCTCACCGCTGGTGTCGATGTTCATCCAGCCGCGACCGTCGGCGAACACGCCTTTGCAGGGGGGCCAGCTCGGATTTTCCGCGACGTACCCCGCTATTTGCTCGTCGATGGAGCGCCCTCGAAGGTCCGATCCATCAACCTCATCGGCCTGAAACGTCAGGGGTTTTCCCGACCTGCGATCCGATCGCTTCGCGAAGCGCACCGCCTGATCTATCGAGCCGGGCTCGATCTGAACGCCGCGGCCAACCGTTTGGTCGATCTCGGCCAGATGACTCCCCAGGTGATCCGCCTTCTGGAATCACTCCACGCCCAACGTTCCGGACGCCACGGCCGGGCCCGAGAGGCGCTCCGACGACTCCCGGACACCGCAGGAGCGGCACTCAGCCGCAGTGAACATTCCACAGGTTGA
- the dapA gene encoding 4-hydroxy-tetrahydrodipicolinate synthase produces MPTKGECFKGCTVALVTPFRDGEIDLDALNRLVDWHIEQGTPTISPVGTTGESPTLSHDEHERVIAAVIERSQGRARVMAGTGSNATSEAVRLTRFAEQAGADGALLVAPYYNRPSQEGLYAHYARIAEATDFPLVLYNVPGRTARNIEPATVERLARVARIVAIKEASGSIDQVSEIRMRTDLTILSGDDSLTLPMLAVGADGVVSVAANLVPRPIIAMIDAFQRGDLAEARRIHLELFPLCRDLLSIAANPIPVKTAMGLLGRIDGSMRLPLCPPDPSGIEALRAALHNSGLLDP; encoded by the coding sequence ATGCCGACCAAGGGTGAATGTTTCAAGGGTTGCACCGTTGCTCTCGTAACTCCCTTTCGAGATGGTGAAATCGACCTCGACGCACTGAATCGCCTGGTCGACTGGCACATCGAACAGGGCACGCCGACGATCAGCCCCGTCGGCACGACCGGGGAATCCCCGACCCTCTCGCACGACGAGCACGAACGGGTCATCGCCGCCGTCATCGAGCGTTCCCAAGGCCGTGCCCGAGTCATGGCCGGCACGGGTTCCAACGCCACGAGCGAGGCCGTTCGGTTGACCAGGTTTGCCGAGCAGGCGGGTGCCGACGGGGCCTTGCTTGTCGCCCCTTACTACAATCGACCCAGTCAGGAAGGCTTATACGCCCATTACGCCCGAATCGCCGAAGCGACCGATTTCCCTCTGGTTCTTTACAACGTTCCTGGCCGCACCGCCCGTAATATCGAACCAGCTACGGTCGAGCGATTGGCCCGGGTGGCTCGCATAGTAGCAATTAAGGAGGCGAGCGGGTCCATTGATCAGGTCAGTGAAATTCGAATGCGCACCGATCTGACTATCCTCTCGGGTGACGATTCCTTGACCCTCCCCATGCTCGCAGTCGGTGCTGACGGGGTCGTGTCCGTTGCGGCAAACCTCGTTCCCCGTCCCATCATCGCCATGATCGACGCCTTTCAACGTGGCGATCTTGCCGAAGCCCGCAGAATCCACCTTGAACTCTTCCCCCTTTGCCGCGATCTCCTCTCGATCGCCGCCAACCCCATTCCAGTCAAGACCGCGATGGGCCTCCTGGGCCGGATCGATGGCTCCATGAGACTCCCTCTCTGCCCCCCCGACCCCTCCGGTATCGAAGCCCTCCGCGCCGCCCTTCACAACTCCGGATTGCTTGATCCTTGA
- a CDS encoding ArsR/SmtB family transcription factor codes for MARKSTKAIDGTNGVAAVEILPPVSDQSVRELAQVFKLMSDETRLRILLYLARSGELHVTDLCNRLGQSQPAVSHHLALLRVSGLIESRREGKHNFYSVRADQFGELLTQLFSNAGRIPRKIRFHRFQLTVD; via the coding sequence ATGGCTCGAAAAAGCACCAAGGCGATCGACGGCACGAACGGAGTTGCCGCGGTCGAAATCCTTCCACCGGTTTCCGACCAGTCGGTCCGGGAACTGGCTCAGGTCTTCAAGCTAATGAGCGACGAGACCCGCCTCCGAATTTTGCTCTACCTTGCTCGGAGCGGTGAACTGCACGTGACCGATCTCTGCAACCGCCTTGGACAAAGCCAACCGGCGGTGAGCCATCATCTTGCTCTGCTTCGCGTCTCGGGATTGATCGAGTCGCGCCGAGAGGGAAAACACAACTTCTACAGCGTTCGAGCAGATCAGTTCGGCGAACTGTTGACGCAGCTGTTTTCGAATGCGGGTCGCATCCCGCGTAAGATCAGATTCCACCGATTCCAACTCACCGTGGATTGA
- a CDS encoding pyridoxine 5'-phosphate synthase, whose translation MIRLGVNIDHVATIRQARGGREPDPVWAAVLAELGGADGITIHLREDRRHIQERDLRVLRETVRTRLNLEISLAPEIVSIAMNVRPDQVTFVPEHRQEVTTEGGLDLLKHRDRIAEAVSRCQDAGIEVSLFLDPDPAQLEAAASVGAIAVELHTGRYADALNPPSRQRELEALFDAGRRIRHDGLLLHAGHGLTLQNVADVARIPGMLELNIGHSIVSRAVFLGFERAVAEMKQAIQNAVAQPPPAQ comes from the coding sequence ATGATTCGCCTCGGCGTCAACATCGATCACGTCGCCACCATTCGTCAGGCCCGAGGAGGTCGCGAGCCCGATCCCGTCTGGGCCGCCGTCCTCGCCGAGCTGGGAGGTGCCGACGGCATTACCATCCACCTGAGGGAAGACCGTCGACACATCCAGGAGCGAGATCTGCGAGTCCTTCGGGAAACCGTTCGTACTCGCCTGAATCTCGAGATCTCCCTTGCCCCGGAGATCGTGTCCATTGCCATGAATGTCCGACCCGATCAAGTTACCTTCGTTCCCGAACACCGCCAGGAAGTGACAACCGAAGGCGGACTCGACCTGCTCAAGCATCGCGATCGCATCGCTGAAGCCGTTTCTCGCTGCCAGGACGCGGGAATCGAGGTCAGCCTCTTCCTCGACCCCGACCCGGCGCAACTCGAGGCAGCCGCCTCGGTCGGCGCCATCGCGGTCGAACTCCACACCGGCCGATACGCCGACGCGCTCAACCCACCTTCGCGTCAAAGGGAACTCGAAGCATTATTCGACGCCGGCCGACGGATTCGACACGACGGTCTCCTCCTTCACGCCGGACATGGTCTGACACTTCAGAATGTCGCCGACGTGGCCCGAATTCCTGGGATGCTGGAACTGAATATTGGGCATAGCATTGTCTCTCGGGCCGTCTTCCTCGGTTTCGAACGTGCCGTGGCCGAGATGAAGCAGGCCATCCAAAACGCCGTGGCCCAGCCGCCTCCGGCTCAGTGA
- a CDS encoding Gfo/Idh/MocA family protein, producing MTTKDRLRVGVVGVGHLGRHHARILSGIDGVHLVGVADVRTEQALAVAGPLGASAFDDYRELLDRVDAISVAVPTSLHHEVAGAFLSRGIHALVEKPLASSAAEGRDLVELARKSGAVLAVGHIERFNPIWESAVDRCPRPRYLDAERLGIYTFRSTDVGAVLDLMIHDIDLILSLVKSPVLAVSALGTPVFGGHEDLAQARLEFEDGCIADIAASRASFQASRRMRLWGAEGYASIDFASRQATLVRPSESLRRGEMNLDGVDLSRPDAIRDHLFGNVLQVEQIAPPAPVDQLTAELTDFVHAVRFGHAPRVPGTEALEALRVAEQVLHGLRSYRLDAGTEVPGAPHLRTSSAAAESRPALSGPKLWKLRGPGNPSRSPRV from the coding sequence GTGACGACCAAGGATCGGTTGCGGGTCGGAGTCGTGGGAGTGGGGCATCTCGGCAGACATCATGCCCGAATCCTCTCCGGAATTGACGGGGTCCATCTCGTCGGTGTGGCCGATGTGCGGACCGAGCAGGCCCTCGCAGTCGCTGGGCCGCTCGGTGCCTCGGCCTTCGACGACTATCGAGAACTTCTCGACCGGGTCGACGCCATCTCAGTCGCCGTGCCGACGAGCCTACACCATGAGGTCGCCGGCGCGTTCCTCTCCCGAGGCATCCATGCCCTGGTCGAGAAACCGCTGGCATCAAGCGCCGCCGAAGGCCGCGATCTGGTGGAACTGGCCAGGAAATCTGGCGCGGTCCTGGCCGTCGGCCACATTGAACGCTTCAACCCCATCTGGGAATCCGCGGTCGACCGCTGCCCTCGGCCTCGATACCTCGACGCAGAGCGCCTGGGAATTTATACCTTTCGATCCACCGACGTCGGCGCTGTGCTCGACCTGATGATCCATGACATCGACCTCATTCTCTCACTCGTTAAATCTCCGGTTTTGGCAGTCTCGGCTCTGGGGACTCCCGTGTTCGGTGGACATGAAGACCTGGCCCAGGCCCGCCTTGAATTCGAAGACGGCTGCATCGCCGACATCGCTGCCAGCCGAGCCAGCTTCCAGGCTTCCCGTCGGATGCGGCTCTGGGGTGCGGAAGGCTACGCATCGATCGATTTTGCCTCACGACAGGCAACCCTCGTCCGACCGTCCGAATCCCTCCGCCGCGGTGAGATGAACCTCGACGGCGTCGATCTCTCCCGTCCCGACGCCATCCGCGACCACCTGTTCGGTAACGTTCTGCAGGTCGAGCAGATTGCCCCGCCTGCGCCCGTCGATCAACTTACGGCGGAGCTGACCGACTTCGTTCACGCCGTCCGATTCGGACATGCTCCGCGAGTTCCGGGAACCGAAGCTCTCGAGGCTCTCCGCGTCGCGGAACAGGTCCTTCACGGCCTGCGATCCTACCGGCTCGATGCGGGAACCGAAGTGCCGGGCGCTCCCCATCTTCGTACCTCCTCCGCCGCCGCCGAGTCCCGCCCTGCACTCTCTGGCCCAAAACTCTGGAAACTCAGAGGGCCCGGCAACCCATCCCGATCCCCAAGGGTTTGA
- the mtnA gene encoding S-methyl-5-thioribose-1-phosphate isomerase, with protein MSVDSTEADLRPTVETVGWVGSAHDGFVRLIDQTLLPGTFVHIDCKNVDQVWEAIKMLRVRGAPAIGIAAAFGALLGARSQGIDSVDSIRSALKQATTSLRTSRPTAVNLFWALDRMDRIAETEASRTSDPNTLLERILTEARAIQDEDRAMCRSIGRFGAELLSPGQGVLTHCNAGGLATSDYGTALAVIFSAVEQGKSVHVFADETRPLLQGARLTAWELQRRGIPVTLICDNMAAQVMKEGRVQAVVVGADRIAANGDTANKIGTYSVALAARAHDIPFYVAAPSSTFDLTLSDGSSIPIEQRDPREITHGFGHATAPEGIQVYNPAFDVTPAALITAFITERGVIRPITREAIRNLIGS; from the coding sequence ATGAGCGTCGATTCCACCGAAGCCGATCTCAGACCAACGGTCGAAACCGTTGGCTGGGTCGGTTCGGCCCACGACGGCTTTGTCCGTCTCATTGACCAGACCCTCCTGCCCGGAACGTTCGTCCACATTGATTGCAAGAACGTCGACCAGGTCTGGGAAGCGATTAAAATGCTTCGGGTTCGCGGCGCTCCGGCCATCGGTATTGCCGCGGCCTTCGGTGCCTTGTTGGGCGCTCGAAGTCAGGGGATCGACTCGGTGGACTCGATCCGATCAGCGTTGAAGCAGGCCACCACTTCCTTGCGCACCAGTCGCCCTACTGCGGTCAATCTCTTCTGGGCGCTCGACCGCATGGACCGTATCGCAGAGACCGAGGCATCGCGCACGTCCGATCCCAATACTCTACTGGAACGGATACTCACCGAAGCCCGAGCGATTCAGGATGAGGATCGAGCGATGTGCCGATCCATTGGCCGCTTCGGGGCCGAGCTCCTCAGTCCGGGCCAGGGTGTACTCACCCACTGCAACGCCGGTGGCCTCGCCACGTCCGATTATGGGACTGCACTGGCCGTCATCTTTTCCGCAGTCGAACAAGGCAAGTCTGTTCATGTCTTCGCAGACGAAACTCGACCTCTGCTTCAGGGCGCTCGCCTGACCGCCTGGGAGCTGCAGCGGCGCGGTATTCCCGTCACCTTGATCTGCGATAACATGGCCGCTCAGGTCATGAAGGAAGGTCGTGTTCAAGCCGTCGTCGTCGGTGCCGACCGCATCGCCGCGAACGGCGATACCGCGAACAAAATCGGCACGTACTCGGTCGCTCTGGCCGCTCGTGCCCACGATATCCCGTTCTACGTTGCGGCGCCGTCGAGTACTTTCGACCTCACCTTGTCCGATGGTTCCTCCATCCCGATCGAACAACGCGACCCGCGTGAGATCACTCATGGATTTGGTCACGCCACCGCTCCCGAAGGAATCCAGGTTTACAACCCGGCATTCGACGTCACTCCGGCTGCACTGATCACCGCCTTCATCACGGAACGAGGAGTCATTCGACCGATCACCCGAGAAGCGATCCGAAACCTTATCGGCTCGTGA
- the lpxC gene encoding UDP-3-O-acyl-N-acetylglucosamine deacetylase: protein MTTRGSRPQRTIARDAEVRGIGYLLGSDVTVRFRPADADSGIRFVRVDLPDRPFVPALATYVEPRERRTALRRGEAVVEMVEHIMAALAGLQIDNCTVELDAPETPGMDGSSLAFARSLASAGAIEQDRPREVLVIDRPITVRDGKASVTAYPGEPDRLVLSYQLDYGSGSPIPAQAFFAEPTPELFLRQIAPARTFLLSAEAEALRAAGVGSRTSEADLLIFADDGPIGNSLRFTDECARHKLLDVIGDLALIGKDLVGHVVAHRSGHSLNVELARALLAADSVSSEPEPDHDCCTLATASPAMDIGAIMRLMPHRYPFLLLDRVLSIDPGRTLKALKNVTFNEPFFPGHWPDRPVMPGVMILEAMAQAAGILISHRFDPDRHMAMIVSIDDVKIRRQVVPGDQLVLEIDRFRARSKMAEAHGVARIGDHIAAEARLRFAVLPSDQVAA, encoded by the coding sequence ATGACCACCCGAGGATCGCGACCGCAGCGGACGATTGCCCGAGACGCCGAGGTCCGGGGCATTGGCTACCTTCTGGGATCAGACGTCACCGTCCGGTTCCGACCAGCCGACGCCGATTCCGGCATCCGCTTCGTTCGGGTTGATCTTCCTGACCGGCCTTTCGTGCCGGCCCTTGCAACCTACGTCGAACCGCGAGAGCGCCGAACCGCCCTCCGGCGGGGCGAGGCGGTCGTCGAAATGGTCGAGCACATCATGGCTGCCCTTGCCGGGCTCCAAATCGATAATTGCACGGTCGAGCTCGACGCCCCCGAAACGCCAGGCATGGACGGCTCTTCGCTTGCCTTTGCCCGTAGTCTTGCCTCAGCCGGGGCGATCGAGCAAGATCGTCCCCGAGAGGTACTCGTGATCGACCGTCCCATCACGGTCCGAGACGGCAAGGCTTCGGTGACCGCCTATCCAGGAGAGCCCGATCGGCTCGTCCTTTCCTACCAGCTCGACTACGGCAGCGGTTCACCGATCCCCGCTCAGGCCTTTTTCGCTGAGCCGACTCCCGAACTCTTCCTTCGCCAAATCGCTCCGGCCCGGACCTTCCTCCTTTCCGCCGAGGCTGAGGCACTTCGCGCCGCAGGCGTTGGTTCCCGAACCAGTGAGGCCGACCTCCTGATCTTTGCAGATGATGGTCCGATCGGTAATTCCCTTCGGTTCACCGATGAGTGTGCACGGCATAAATTGCTCGATGTGATCGGTGATCTTGCCCTCATCGGCAAGGATCTGGTCGGTCATGTTGTCGCTCATCGTTCCGGTCATTCGTTGAATGTCGAGCTCGCCCGAGCATTGCTTGCGGCCGACTCAGTATCCTCGGAACCGGAGCCGGATCACGACTGCTGCACGCTGGCCACCGCTTCACCTGCAATGGACATCGGGGCAATCATGCGATTGATGCCCCACCGTTATCCGTTTCTGCTGCTCGACCGCGTTCTGTCGATCGATCCGGGCCGAACGCTCAAAGCATTGAAGAATGTCACCTTCAATGAACCGTTCTTTCCGGGTCACTGGCCCGATCGACCGGTCATGCCCGGTGTGATGATTCTCGAAGCTATGGCTCAGGCCGCCGGCATCCTCATCAGCCACCGCTTCGACCCCGATCGACACATGGCCATGATTGTCTCGATCGACGATGTGAAGATTCGTCGACAGGTCGTTCCCGGCGATCAACTCGTCCTGGAAATTGACCGTTTCCGCGCTCGATCTAAGATGGCCGAGGCTCACGGCGTTGCCCGGATCGGCGATCATATTGCCGCCGAGGCCCGATTGCGATTTGCCGTGCTGCCATCTGATCAGGTCGCGGCCTGA
- a CDS encoding glycerophosphodiester phosphodiesterase family protein produces the protein MRMTPKISSRKLLYQVLGDFGRSFAPLVGYEILYRLAAFVLIAPASAWLLRSLIGMTGRYAVGNVELIAFAFSPVGLAFVLTVGILTVFNLFFQHAGVILIADAKLRGRHLSPFGTFMRVILNFPRMLHLGVLQIIRYATVVLPILLVVGLAYWFLWSGADLYFLTQVRPPQFWLGVIVAGLTIAVGSVIIVRMILQWLVSLPLVLVEGRSAEDALRTSKQQTSGQMVRNLNLLIVSTLAIALLGVVVAALFEGISSRVLNLVPGRLDFTIPALAGLLGTHFLLFEAVEITGSILVGLVIFRIAHESGLVQPYRGPPGISDDKTLLKPSKRRQLVRKILLGVLLLAVISALASLGLLATVGVTPTVTITAHRGGAHDAPENTLAAIRSAIASGADAAEIDVQLTADGKVVVFHDEDLMRLAGDPRRLSDLTFDEARTFDVGSWFGPEFQGERIPTLDEVIDEAGNRLKLNIELKLTRTQSDPEPLVRAVLDTINVKQAQQRCYISTLSYPALVEVRRQNPDMRVGFIVFEAVGDPTRLDLDFLSVRDVLATDDFIARARRRNRTVHVWSVSDPNQFVTFVNRGVEDIITSKPALMVDRRSELEELNDLERLLLWYQRFLSDR, from the coding sequence ATGCGAATGACACCAAAGATCTCCTCACGAAAACTTCTCTACCAGGTTCTGGGAGACTTTGGTCGCTCGTTCGCTCCGCTTGTTGGCTACGAGATTCTTTACCGGCTCGCGGCCTTTGTACTGATTGCTCCCGCAAGTGCCTGGCTCTTGCGTTCCCTCATTGGAATGACCGGGCGCTACGCCGTCGGAAATGTTGAACTGATCGCCTTTGCCTTCTCGCCAGTGGGGCTTGCGTTCGTTCTTACTGTCGGCATTCTCACGGTCTTTAACCTGTTTTTTCAGCATGCCGGGGTAATCCTGATCGCTGATGCCAAACTCAGAGGGCGACATCTCTCGCCATTCGGCACCTTCATGCGGGTAATCCTGAATTTCCCCCGAATGCTTCATCTTGGCGTGTTGCAGATCATCCGATATGCAACAGTGGTGCTTCCGATCCTTCTGGTTGTCGGATTGGCTTACTGGTTCCTCTGGTCAGGTGCTGACCTCTATTTCTTGACCCAGGTTCGTCCTCCCCAGTTCTGGTTAGGCGTCATCGTGGCAGGCCTCACGATCGCCGTGGGATCGGTCATCATCGTGCGAATGATCCTTCAGTGGCTGGTTTCCCTACCCCTCGTCCTCGTAGAAGGTCGCTCAGCTGAAGATGCGTTACGAACAAGCAAGCAACAAACCTCTGGACAAATGGTCCGAAACTTAAACCTCTTGATCGTCTCGACGCTTGCGATTGCTCTTCTCGGTGTCGTCGTCGCCGCCCTATTCGAAGGGATTAGTTCTCGTGTATTAAACCTTGTTCCAGGACGCCTGGATTTCACAATCCCTGCCTTGGCCGGGTTACTGGGCACCCATTTCCTCTTGTTCGAGGCGGTTGAAATTACCGGGTCGATCCTGGTGGGCCTCGTGATCTTTCGGATTGCCCACGAATCTGGTCTCGTCCAGCCATATCGAGGGCCGCCTGGGATTTCGGATGACAAAACACTTCTGAAACCTTCGAAGCGTCGACAACTCGTTCGAAAGATCCTGTTGGGCGTCCTACTCCTTGCCGTGATTTCCGCCCTGGCATCATTGGGATTGCTCGCAACCGTTGGCGTAACCCCGACCGTGACAATCACTGCACACCGGGGAGGAGCACATGACGCTCCAGAAAATACGCTGGCCGCGATCCGATCGGCCATCGCCTCTGGCGCTGATGCGGCCGAAATCGACGTGCAACTGACCGCGGACGGAAAAGTCGTAGTTTTTCATGATGAAGATCTCATGCGTTTGGCCGGCGATCCGAGGCGACTTTCTGATTTGACCTTCGACGAGGCACGCACCTTCGACGTTGGGTCCTGGTTCGGTCCTGAGTTCCAAGGAGAACGCATTCCGACCCTCGACGAAGTCATTGATGAAGCGGGCAACCGCCTCAAACTCAATATTGAGCTCAAGCTGACACGGACCCAATCAGATCCCGAACCCTTGGTCCGAGCCGTCCTCGACACGATCAATGTGAAGCAAGCGCAGCAGCGTTGTTACATCTCGACCCTTTCCTACCCGGCGCTCGTCGAGGTTCGTCGCCAGAATCCTGATATGCGTGTCGGCTTCATCGTGTTCGAAGCCGTCGGCGATCCCACCCGCCTCGATCTCGATTTTCTCAGTGTTCGTGATGTCCTCGCGACAGACGATTTCATCGCCCGAGCCCGGCGACGCAACCGAACAGTCCATGTTTGGTCGGTCAGCGATCCGAACCAATTTGTGACCTTCGTCAATCGAGGGGTTGAAGACATTATTACATCAAAGCCAGCTCTGATGGTGGATCGAAGATCCGAACTTGAGGAGCTAAACGACCTGGAACGCCTTCTCCTCTGGTATCAACGATTCTTGAGTGACCGATAA